Part of the Pseudomonas sp. P8_241 genome is shown below.
GATGCTCGGCGCCATCGTCTAGCGAGCCCATGAAGCGTGCACCTTTGCGTTCGATCTCAAAGGTGTGCAGGCCTTCATAAGGTTTGAGTTCATCTTCGGTGGGTGTAAGCCCCAGAACAACGAGCATGGGATTCGGCGTGTCCACCAGTTCCCCTTCCTCCATGTAGTTGCGGATCGACGTCCACATGCCCAGCGCATGTGCGTCACTGGGTTGGGCCGACAACACGAACTGCACCCTGTCGCGCTCTTCGTCCTCCAGCCCCATGCCGAACGTGTAATCGCGCATCGCGCCGTAGCTGGTCACGCCCTGGCTGCGGGCGACCCAGGCCACCACATTTTCCCAAGGCACGATCAGCACCTGGTGGGTGGTGTCGTCGATGTAGCAGACTTCGCGACGCTGGCGGTTGAAGCGGACGGGATAGCTTTTGGCCAGGGTTCGGACGTTGGAGAGCATGCCGTAAACAACGGCACCTAGAGGGAGAATGGATGCAATGCTGAATTTACTACCTACCTCTATAAATAGGAGTAGATCGCGCCATGGAGTCTTAAAGTTTTCTGGATAAAAAAGCATTCCATACAGGATAAATAGGCTTGGCGCTATAAGAGCTACAAACAAAGGAATCCAGATTCCAAACGCCAATCTTTTCCCTTGTTCCACCATCCCGTAATTATTTCCTC
Proteins encoded:
- a CDS encoding DUF6708 domain-containing protein → MISQLFKRKSTATVPEPGIDIQSQRPRAGELRVRGLNETLFLAPLPVYTGQAQVSRRNFSAMNETYLELGGNNYGMVEQGKRLAFGIWIPLFVALIAPSLFILYGMLFYPENFKTPWRDLLLFIEVGSKFSIASILPLGAVVYGMLSNVRTLAKSYPVRFNRQRREVCYIDDTTHQVLIVPWENVVAWVARSQGVTSYGAMRDYTFGMGLEDEERDRVQFVLSAQPSDAHALGMWTSIRNYMEEGELVDTPNPMLVVLGLTPTEDELKPYEGLHTFEIERKGARFMGSLDDGAEHLSAEQRHRYGYGKRSRWPLRWWYVRRVIVFWKMPYLIAEWAHRKGRPTLPESVQAWSQPLPPEQWARPSPALQKANALVKHAMDKKGATFVAACKAAGLH